The Acidicapsa ligni genome has a window encoding:
- a CDS encoding RNA polymerase sigma factor: MGKYAAAEGDASASIGMAEFAEVAGTYRPQIFRFLLASLRDVDAAETLTQDCLLKAYRNWASFRGESSVLTWLLRIAINLQKDHWRNRRLQFWKKTSTNSVDAAEASSWLPSGESSPEMQVLARDQVRLVWKAVERLSERQRTVFMLRHVEEMDIHEIAGTVGLSEGTVKAHLSRAMVKVRAELGGRS; the protein is encoded by the coding sequence ATGGGCAAGTACGCGGCAGCCGAGGGTGATGCGTCAGCGTCAATCGGCATGGCGGAGTTCGCCGAGGTAGCCGGAACGTATCGTCCGCAGATTTTCCGATTCCTGCTCGCTTCGCTGCGAGATGTGGATGCGGCCGAGACGTTGACCCAGGATTGTCTTTTGAAGGCATATCGGAACTGGGCGAGTTTTCGCGGCGAGTCGAGTGTGCTGACCTGGCTGTTGCGGATTGCGATCAACCTGCAGAAGGATCACTGGCGCAATCGGCGGCTGCAGTTCTGGAAGAAGACCAGTACCAATTCTGTGGATGCGGCTGAGGCGAGTTCATGGCTGCCGAGTGGTGAGTCTTCGCCTGAGATGCAGGTGCTGGCGCGGGACCAGGTGCGACTGGTCTGGAAGGCTGTGGAGAGACTAAGCGAGCGGCAGAGGACGGTGTTCATGCTGAGGCACGTTGAGGAAATGGACATTCATGAAATCGCGGGAACGGTTGGTTTGAGTGAGGGAACGGTGAAGGCGCATCTTTCAC
- the araD gene encoding L-ribulose-5-phosphate 4-epimerase AraD — MLLPELRSQVLWANQEIARRGLAVHTFGNASGIDRAGLDGSGAEPIVAIKPSGVAYATMTPADLVLCNLNGIIIEGTLNPSSDLETHLLLYREFPQIGGVVHTHSEFATAWAQARKPIPCLGTTHADYFHGPIPITDSLTRAEVESAYVQNTGLVISRLFQEQSLDPMAVPGVLVAGHAPFAWGKTAAAAVEHADLLEYIARLAYRTVTLGAPSEGLATHVSEHHYQRKHGPKATYGQNLETKD, encoded by the coding sequence ATGCTCCTTCCCGAACTCCGCTCCCAGGTTCTCTGGGCCAATCAGGAAATCGCCCGTCGCGGCCTCGCCGTCCACACGTTCGGTAACGCCAGCGGCATTGACCGCGCAGGGCTCGACGGTTCCGGAGCGGAACCCATCGTTGCCATCAAGCCCAGCGGAGTCGCCTACGCCACCATGACCCCCGCCGACCTTGTTTTATGCAACCTCAATGGAATCATCATCGAAGGCACCCTGAATCCTTCCAGTGATCTGGAAACACATCTACTGCTCTATCGCGAATTTCCCCAGATCGGCGGCGTAGTCCACACCCATTCCGAATTCGCAACCGCGTGGGCGCAGGCCCGCAAACCCATCCCCTGCCTCGGCACCACCCACGCCGACTACTTCCACGGCCCCATCCCCATCACGGATTCGCTGACCAGAGCCGAAGTAGAATCCGCCTACGTTCAAAACACCGGCTTAGTAATCTCCCGCCTCTTTCAGGAGCAATCGCTCGACCCCATGGCCGTCCCCGGAGTCCTGGTAGCAGGCCACGCTCCCTTCGCCTGGGGCAAGACCGCAGCGGCAGCCGTAGAACACGCCGACCTGCTTGAATACATCGCCCGCCTCGCTTACCGCACAGTCACCCTCGGAGCACCCTCCGAAGGCCTGGCCACCCATGTCAGCGAACACCACTACCAGCGCAAACACGGCCCCAAAGCCACCTACGGCCAAAACCTGGAGACCAAAGACTAG
- a CDS encoding TIGR03435 family protein codes for MPNNRLTLSINFFKAILFLATAWITVSNPAATAQSSAGTNAAQTADKVSTVVPALTFDVVSIRPGNNDGVKSMEPLPDGYRARNLPLAFTIGEAYFPRSYQSRDQILGGPGWLWNDAYYFEGKVAQPDLAEWQKLTEQFNPMVQNKMLQAMLQSALAERCKLVVHHTPKEVQGYALVLGKHGPNLNKLKQSKLGTTVPSDALKISEGGMMVPIMPGAEQPITTYFHTSTASLAANLSGLSGIPVVDRTGLTGKFDFALTRLDSDDGRSSHWNIESLGLKLEPVELPTEILVIDHIEKPSPN; via the coding sequence ATGCCAAATAACCGCCTGACACTCTCTATTAATTTTTTCAAAGCCATTTTGTTCCTCGCGACAGCATGGATCACTGTTTCCAATCCTGCTGCAACTGCTCAGTCAAGCGCGGGGACGAATGCAGCACAAACCGCAGACAAAGTTTCCACAGTGGTCCCGGCGCTGACCTTCGATGTGGTTTCTATCCGGCCAGGCAACAACGATGGCGTTAAAAGCATGGAGCCCTTACCGGATGGATATCGCGCAAGGAACTTGCCGCTGGCCTTTACCATCGGAGAGGCGTACTTTCCTCGGTCATATCAGTCCAGGGATCAGATTTTGGGAGGACCTGGCTGGCTATGGAACGACGCCTATTACTTCGAAGGAAAGGTAGCTCAGCCCGATCTGGCAGAGTGGCAAAAGCTGACGGAACAGTTTAATCCCATGGTTCAGAACAAAATGCTGCAGGCGATGTTGCAGTCTGCTCTGGCCGAAAGATGTAAGCTCGTAGTCCATCACACTCCAAAGGAAGTTCAAGGCTATGCACTGGTGCTTGGTAAGCACGGACCGAATTTGAACAAGTTGAAGCAATCGAAGCTAGGCACAACAGTTCCTTCGGATGCGCTGAAAATTTCAGAAGGCGGTATGATGGTTCCGATTATGCCCGGTGCGGAACAACCCATCACAACTTATTTCCACACTTCCACGGCATCTCTAGCTGCAAACCTGTCGGGTCTATCAGGAATCCCTGTAGTAGATAGGACAGGTTTGACTGGCAAATTCGACTTTGCACTTACAAGGTTAGATAGCGATGATGGTCGCTCCAGCCACTGGAATATAGAGTCGCTTGGCTTAAAGCTGGAACCGGTAGAGCTGCCGACCGAAATTCTGGTAATAGACCACATCGAAAAACCATCTCCGAATTAG
- a CDS encoding ATP-binding protein gives METSLYNRVVATVLGLVTAALALLAVFNFQQEARYQQPDDGVTWTETTTIAHGKAQNGLIATHVLAGSPGAQAGIERDDLLTAINDRPIEIGSDYAREIKRIDVYGKANYSITRSGISLDTPVIVYLAPVDTSLRQFTRVIGLVYLAIGLYVLFRRWTAPRAMHFYIFCLVSFALNTFRYTGKFDFLDWTIYWGNILAEALQPALFLHFALVFPEERLAHWNRRWLLPILYAPAFGVVSLHLTAFLFWQATFALRLKLDQVSTAYDATYFVLAAILFLRSYSRANTPLLRQQLKWLTRGTMLAVLPFTVLFAIPFLTGIPVPGILQKIAGLSLVFLPLTFSWAIVRYRLMDTDLIFKRGVAYTLATGTLVGVYFGGIALVSEQVHTHLPEAVREWGLVVTILITAQLFDPLKRRFQTWVDKVFDRHKYDYRKALVEFGRGLSSETDLDALLRSIVDRLPRTLLVSKVAVFLAETPGAYHLAAAHGMAVDIASGNTPLNLGFFDFDEPGSGSHIFLENTQQALHLPEDQQRTATQLDLNYYLPCRVQDGHIARTIAVIGLGRTIGGDFLSSEDVELLESLASYIGIALQNASLYARLEEQISEFERLKEFNENIVESINVGILAVDLHDRIESWNAQMEAMYALSRKEAIGQPLSAVFPPDFIEAFDRFRNESGVHNLYKFRLTSRAGEARTANIAVAPLLSRDFIAVGRIVLVDDITERVSLEAQLSQADKLSSIGLLAAGVAHEINTPLAVISSYAQMLTKQMKDDTRLTPLLERITQQTFRASEIANGLLNFSRTSTTELRETDLNQVITDTLGLVEHQLKTARITVTMELSRDLPRIQGNPGKLQQVFLNLLLNAKDAMPQGGQLRVTTVSNGHVEAIIGDSGGGIAPEHLKRIYDPFFTTKSAPKPGERRGTGLGLAVSYGIIQEHAGKINVESTVGVGTTFHLEFPLLRNSVHA, from the coding sequence ATGGAGACAAGTCTATATAACAGAGTCGTCGCAACAGTGCTGGGCCTGGTTACAGCGGCCCTTGCGTTGCTCGCTGTCTTCAATTTTCAGCAGGAAGCCAGATACCAGCAACCCGACGACGGCGTCACCTGGACAGAAACTACAACCATCGCTCACGGAAAAGCGCAGAATGGCCTGATCGCAACCCACGTTCTCGCCGGAAGCCCCGGTGCTCAGGCTGGCATTGAGCGCGACGATCTGCTCACCGCCATCAACGATCGGCCCATCGAGATCGGTTCCGACTACGCCCGCGAAATCAAGCGCATCGACGTATACGGCAAAGCCAATTACAGCATCACCCGCAGCGGCATCTCGCTCGATACGCCAGTTATCGTCTACCTCGCGCCAGTCGATACCAGCCTGCGCCAGTTCACGCGCGTGATCGGGCTGGTGTATCTGGCCATCGGTTTATACGTTCTTTTCCGCCGCTGGACTGCTCCCAGGGCGATGCATTTCTACATTTTCTGCCTGGTTTCGTTTGCTCTGAATACGTTTCGCTACACGGGTAAATTCGACTTTCTCGATTGGACGATCTACTGGGGCAACATACTAGCCGAGGCGCTGCAGCCTGCGCTGTTTCTGCACTTCGCCCTCGTCTTCCCCGAAGAGCGCCTGGCACACTGGAACCGCCGCTGGCTTCTGCCGATCCTCTACGCGCCGGCATTTGGCGTAGTCAGCCTGCATCTCACTGCGTTTCTGTTCTGGCAGGCTACCTTCGCACTCCGGCTCAAGCTCGATCAGGTTTCCACCGCCTACGACGCTACGTATTTCGTGCTCGCGGCAATCCTCTTTCTGCGCAGCTACTCACGCGCGAATACTCCACTTCTGCGTCAGCAGCTCAAGTGGCTCACGCGCGGAACCATGCTCGCAGTGCTGCCTTTCACTGTTCTCTTTGCGATTCCGTTCCTGACGGGCATTCCTGTTCCGGGCATTCTGCAAAAGATCGCTGGCCTCTCACTCGTCTTTCTGCCGCTGACTTTTAGCTGGGCGATTGTTCGCTACCGGCTAATGGATACCGACCTCATCTTCAAGCGCGGCGTGGCCTACACCCTGGCCACCGGCACGCTTGTCGGCGTCTACTTCGGCGGAATCGCGCTGGTTTCCGAGCAGGTCCACACCCACCTTCCCGAGGCCGTTCGTGAATGGGGCCTGGTCGTAACCATCCTCATCACCGCGCAGCTTTTCGATCCACTCAAGCGCCGCTTTCAGACATGGGTCGACAAAGTATTTGACCGTCATAAGTACGACTATCGCAAAGCCCTGGTTGAGTTCGGCCGCGGCCTCAGTTCCGAAACAGATCTCGATGCCCTGCTGCGTTCCATCGTCGACCGGCTTCCGCGAACCCTGCTTGTCTCCAAGGTTGCTGTCTTCCTCGCCGAAACTCCAGGCGCATATCATCTTGCCGCAGCCCACGGCATGGCCGTCGATATCGCTTCAGGGAACACCCCACTCAATCTTGGCTTTTTCGATTTCGACGAGCCCGGCAGCGGTTCGCACATCTTCCTTGAGAACACGCAGCAGGCCCTGCATTTACCTGAAGATCAACAGCGCACCGCGACCCAGCTCGATCTCAACTACTACCTGCCCTGTCGCGTTCAGGACGGCCATATCGCACGCACCATCGCGGTCATTGGTCTGGGCCGCACGATCGGCGGCGATTTCCTTTCCAGCGAAGATGTCGAGCTGCTGGAATCTCTCGCCAGCTACATCGGCATCGCCCTCCAAAATGCCAGTCTTTACGCACGTCTCGAAGAACAGATCAGCGAGTTTGAACGCCTCAAGGAGTTCAACGAAAACATCGTCGAATCCATCAACGTCGGCATCCTCGCCGTTGATCTGCATGACCGCATCGAGAGCTGGAATGCCCAGATGGAAGCCATGTATGCGCTCAGTCGCAAAGAGGCGATCGGCCAGCCGCTTTCCGCCGTCTTCCCGCCCGATTTCATTGAGGCCTTCGACCGCTTCCGCAACGAGTCCGGTGTTCACAATCTCTATAAATTCCGGCTCACCAGCCGCGCCGGTGAAGCGCGCACAGCCAACATCGCCGTGGCTCCGTTGCTCTCGCGTGACTTCATCGCTGTGGGCCGCATCGTTCTCGTCGATGACATCACCGAGCGGGTCAGCCTCGAAGCGCAGCTATCCCAGGCAGACAAGCTCAGCTCTATCGGTTTGCTTGCGGCCGGTGTTGCGCACGAAATCAACACTCCACTGGCGGTCATCAGCAGCTATGCGCAGATGCTTACCAAGCAAATGAAGGATGACACGCGCCTCACGCCTCTGCTCGAACGCATTACGCAGCAGACCTTCCGCGCATCTGAGATTGCCAATGGGCTATTGAACTTCTCGCGAACCAGCACGACCGAGCTGCGCGAGACAGACTTGAATCAGGTCATTACGGACACCCTGGGCCTGGTCGAGCACCAGCTAAAGACCGCCCGTATCACCGTTACGATGGAACTGAGCCGCGACCTTCCGCGTATACAAGGCAATCCTGGAAAGCTGCAGCAGGTCTTTTTGAATTTGCTTCTCAACGCCAAAGACGCCATGCCCCAGGGCGGACAACTTCGCGTCACCACCGTCTCCAATGGCCATGTTGAGGCCATCATCGGCGACTCCGGCGGAGGCATCGCTCCCGAACATCTCAAACGCATCTATGACCCATTCTTTACTACAAAGTCGGCGCCCAAACCCGGTGAGCGTCGAGGAACCGGTCTTGGACTTGCCGTCAGTTACGGCATCATCCAGGAGCACGCCGGCAAGATTAACGTCGAGAGTACCGTCGGCGTCGGCACCACCTTTCATCTTGAGTTTCCGCTTCTAAGGAATTCCGTACATGCCTGA
- a CDS encoding sigma-54-dependent transcriptional regulator — MPEVLSKLSQTSLLPTNDSPSDARILVIDDEAGIRESLEILLTFEGYTVEMAIDGEEGLRTLESRSYDLVLLDLALPGQTGLELLPQIKERYPELPVVMITAYGTVDNVVEAVRAGAENFVQKPWDNEKLLADIRSAIARHKAEAENIHLKRALKERYNFHNIVGKSEIMLRIFDLVSQVAPSRSTVLIQGESGTGKELIAKALHANSPRKDKPFIPVNTGSMPSELLESTLFGHVKGAFTSAIATKKGLFEVANGGTLFLDEIGNMGMDTQAKMLRVLQDRRFMPVGGTQEMQVDVRIVAATNVDLRQAVREGKFREDLFYRLNVISVDLPPLRSRREDIPLLVVRFLDHFSKENDLEPRKLTPDAMRALVDYEWPGNVRELENIIERGVVLSSTPLIGSGLLPGHITGRSFQDALLEHNPNASLFDILEDIERRIIVEKLERCNWNQTDAAEQFHIPLSTLNQKIKRLNIEIRKRARD; from the coding sequence ATGCCTGAGGTCCTATCCAAATTGAGCCAGACATCACTCCTCCCCACAAACGACTCCCCATCCGACGCCCGAATCCTCGTCATCGACGATGAAGCCGGCATCCGCGAGTCTCTGGAAATTCTGCTCACGTTTGAGGGCTACACCGTCGAGATGGCCATCGACGGCGAAGAAGGCCTGCGCACACTGGAGTCGCGCAGCTACGACCTCGTCCTGCTCGACCTCGCGCTCCCCGGTCAGACCGGCCTGGAACTGCTGCCCCAGATCAAAGAACGCTACCCCGAGTTACCCGTCGTCATGATCACCGCCTACGGCACGGTCGATAACGTCGTCGAGGCTGTTCGCGCCGGTGCAGAGAACTTCGTCCAGAAGCCCTGGGACAACGAAAAGCTGCTCGCCGATATCCGCTCCGCGATTGCCCGCCACAAGGCAGAGGCTGAAAATATTCACCTCAAGCGTGCTCTCAAGGAGCGCTACAACTTCCACAACATCGTAGGCAAAAGCGAGATCATGCTGCGCATCTTCGATCTCGTATCGCAGGTCGCGCCCAGCCGGTCAACCGTGCTCATCCAGGGCGAAAGCGGCACAGGCAAGGAACTCATCGCCAAGGCCCTGCATGCCAATTCTCCGCGTAAGGATAAGCCTTTCATCCCGGTCAACACCGGCTCCATGCCCTCGGAGTTGCTGGAATCGACGCTCTTCGGCCATGTCAAAGGCGCTTTTACTTCCGCTATCGCCACCAAAAAAGGTCTCTTCGAAGTAGCCAATGGCGGCACGCTCTTTCTCGATGAAATCGGCAACATGGGCATGGACACACAGGCTAAGATGCTGCGCGTCCTGCAGGATCGCCGCTTCATGCCCGTTGGCGGCACGCAGGAGATGCAGGTGGACGTGCGCATCGTCGCTGCTACCAACGTCGATCTGCGCCAGGCCGTGCGCGAAGGCAAGTTCCGCGAAGATCTTTTCTATCGCCTGAATGTAATCTCCGTTGATCTGCCGCCGCTGCGCAGTCGCCGCGAAGATATCCCCCTGCTTGTCGTTCGCTTCCTCGATCACTTCTCCAAAGAGAACGACCTTGAGCCGCGCAAGCTCACTCCCGACGCCATGCGCGCACTCGTCGATTATGAATGGCCGGGCAACGTGCGCGAACTTGAAAACATCATCGAACGCGGCGTCGTTCTCTCCAGCACTCCGCTCATCGGCTCCGGCCTGCTGCCTGGCCACATCACCGGCCGCAGCTTCCAGGATGCCCTGCTTGAACACAATCCCAATGCGAGCCTCTTCGATATCCTCGAAGACATCGAGCGCCGTATCATTGTCGAGAAGCTTGAGCGCTGCAACTGGAACCAGACCGATGCAGCCGAGCAGTTCCACATCCCGCTATCGACGCTGAATCAAAAGATCAAGCGCCTCAATATCGAGATCCGCAAACGCGCCCGCGACTAG
- a CDS encoding glutamate decarboxylase gives MALHATEELTAAPTSEIESEVLNDQTETYEFPEAEQDPQSVYATIHDQLVLDGNSQQNLATFCTTWIEPEVERLMVECADKNMIDKDEYPQTAAIEERCIHMLADLWNSPEAATTIGCSTTGSSEAAMLGGLALKWNWRKRRKATGKSIETPNLITGPVQVCWHKFCRYFDVEIREVPMEGDRLLLTPEEVLKRCDENTIGIIATLGVTFTLQYEPVLAISDALDKLQAETGLDIPIHVDGASGAFLAPFIHPNLHWDFRLPRVKSINASGHKFGLAPLGVGWALWREKHDLPEELIFDVNYLGGNMPTFALNFSRPGGEIICQYYNFLRLGKEGYRKIQTECYALGRYLAEKIGELGPFKIIYDGTDGIPGLCWELKDPANAGFTLYDLADALRERGWLVPAYSMPANREDLVIQRILVRHGFTREMAHALLEQMEQSLDHFAKNPVDITLSGAESGSHDHSGR, from the coding sequence ATGGCCCTGCACGCTACCGAAGAACTTACCGCTGCTCCCACCAGCGAAATCGAATCCGAAGTATTGAACGATCAGACAGAAACCTACGAGTTTCCCGAGGCTGAGCAGGACCCGCAATCCGTCTACGCCACCATCCACGATCAACTCGTGCTCGATGGCAACTCGCAGCAAAACCTCGCCACCTTCTGCACCACGTGGATTGAGCCTGAAGTCGAGCGCCTCATGGTCGAGTGCGCCGACAAGAACATGATCGACAAAGATGAGTATCCGCAGACTGCAGCCATTGAAGAACGCTGCATCCACATGCTCGCCGATCTCTGGAACTCGCCGGAAGCTGCAACCACCATCGGCTGCTCCACCACCGGCTCCAGCGAAGCAGCCATGCTCGGCGGCCTGGCTCTCAAGTGGAACTGGCGCAAGCGTCGCAAAGCAACCGGTAAATCCATCGAGACTCCGAACCTCATCACCGGGCCCGTCCAGGTTTGCTGGCACAAGTTCTGCCGCTACTTCGATGTCGAGATTCGCGAAGTACCGATGGAAGGCGACCGCCTGCTGCTCACTCCTGAAGAAGTCCTCAAGCGCTGCGATGAAAACACCATTGGAATCATCGCCACTCTCGGCGTGACCTTTACGCTGCAGTACGAACCCGTTCTCGCAATCAGCGACGCCCTCGATAAGCTGCAGGCAGAGACCGGCCTCGATATCCCGATCCATGTCGATGGAGCCAGCGGCGCATTCCTCGCACCTTTCATCCATCCAAACCTGCACTGGGATTTCCGTCTGCCTCGCGTTAAATCCATCAACGCTTCCGGCCACAAATTTGGCCTGGCCCCACTCGGAGTCGGCTGGGCGCTCTGGCGTGAAAAGCACGATCTGCCGGAAGAGCTGATCTTTGACGTGAACTATCTCGGCGGCAACATGCCTACCTTCGCGCTGAACTTCTCTCGCCCCGGCGGCGAAATCATTTGCCAGTATTACAACTTCCTTCGCCTGGGCAAAGAGGGCTATCGCAAAATTCAGACGGAGTGCTATGCGCTGGGCCGTTATCTCGCGGAGAAAATCGGCGAGCTAGGCCCATTCAAAATCATCTATGACGGCACCGACGGCATCCCGGGCCTTTGCTGGGAGTTGAAAGACCCCGCAAACGCCGGCTTCACGCTCTACGACCTGGCCGACGCCCTGCGCGAACGCGGCTGGCTGGTCCCCGCCTACTCCATGCCTGCCAACCGTGAAGATCTGGTGATTCAGCGCATCCTCGTCCGCCACGGCTTCACCCGCGAAATGGCTCACGCGCTCCTGGAGCAGATGGAGCAGTCTCTGGATCACTTCGCAAAGAATCCCGTAGACATAACTCTCTCCGGCGCGGAGTCCGGTTCGCACGATCATTCTGGCCGATAA
- a CDS encoding MFS transporter: MRHRNFRLFFSGQSISLIGTWMTRVATSWLVYRLTGSAILLGTVSFIGQIPTFLVAPLAGVLVDRWNRRTVLVWTQALAMVQSLTLAALTLTHRITIPEILILSAFQGCINGFDMPGRQSFMMEMVEERADLSNAIAINSSMVNLARLIGPSLAGMLIAVTNEGWCFLIDGISYIAVIASLLLMRLTTVRAFAEKLAQSQASLFDQLKEGWDFVRAFVPIRTILLLFALVSLMGMPFIVLMPIFAAQVLHGGPHTLGFLMAAMGVGSLASALSLVLRKSVRGLLKMIPIAAACFGAGLILFGLSHILWLSLVLMTLIGYGMMQGLTASNTIIQTIVPQDKRGRVMSYYTVAFVGMAPFGSLLAGSLANLIGAPGTVMVSGVACILGSIWFFTQMKTVRKAMRPIYEELGIIPAPLVPALNEEPGS, from the coding sequence TTGAGGCACCGCAATTTCCGCCTGTTCTTCAGCGGGCAGAGCATCTCCCTCATCGGCACATGGATGACCCGCGTGGCCACTTCGTGGCTCGTTTACAGGCTTACCGGCTCGGCCATTCTACTGGGGACAGTGAGCTTCATCGGCCAGATTCCTACCTTCCTGGTCGCCCCGCTGGCAGGCGTCCTCGTCGACCGCTGGAACCGCCGCACTGTTCTTGTGTGGACGCAGGCTCTCGCCATGGTGCAATCCCTGACCCTTGCCGCGCTGACTCTTACCCACCGCATCACCATCCCTGAAATCCTGATCCTTAGCGCCTTCCAGGGCTGCATCAACGGCTTCGATATGCCTGGCCGCCAATCTTTCATGATGGAGATGGTCGAGGAACGCGCCGATCTCTCCAACGCCATCGCCATCAATTCTTCAATGGTCAACCTCGCCCGTCTCATCGGCCCGTCGCTTGCCGGAATGCTTATCGCGGTCACAAACGAGGGCTGGTGCTTTCTCATCGACGGCATCAGCTATATTGCGGTGATCGCGTCGCTGCTCCTGATGCGCCTCACCACCGTCCGGGCCTTTGCGGAAAAGCTCGCCCAATCACAGGCTTCCCTCTTCGATCAGCTTAAAGAGGGGTGGGATTTCGTCCGCGCATTCGTTCCCATTCGCACCATTCTGCTGCTCTTCGCGCTGGTGAGCCTCATGGGTATGCCTTTCATCGTGCTGATGCCCATCTTTGCCGCACAGGTGCTCCACGGTGGCCCGCACACGCTGGGATTCCTCATGGCCGCTATGGGTGTCGGTTCCCTTGCCTCCGCGCTGTCTCTGGTGCTCCGCAAATCTGTTCGCGGCTTGCTCAAGATGATCCCCATTGCCGCCGCCTGCTTCGGTGCCGGACTCATTCTCTTCGGCCTCTCGCATATCCTTTGGCTATCGCTGGTCCTGATGACACTGATCGGTTACGGGATGATGCAGGGCCTCACCGCCAGCAACACCATCATCCAGACCATAGTTCCTCAGGACAAGCGAGGGCGCGTCATGAGCTACTACACGGTCGCCTTCGTCGGCATGGCTCCCTTCGGAAGCCTGCTCGCGGGCTCTCTCGCCAATCTCATCGGAGCTCCCGGCACAGTCATGGTCAGCGGCGTGGCCTGCATCCTGGGTTCGATCTGGTTCTTCACGCAGATGAAGACTGTCCGAAAAGCCATGCGCCCCATCTACGAAGAGCTAGGCATTATCCCCGCACCTCTTGTCCCAGCATTAAACGAAGAGCCGGGAAGCTGA